In the genome of Drosophila pseudoobscura strain MV-25-SWS-2005 chromosome 3, UCI_Dpse_MV25, whole genome shotgun sequence, one region contains:
- the enok gene encoding histone acetyltransferase KAT6A isoform X1, which yields MSGNTCSVNMMRESAHDISMETWIQWILEAISKIRSQKQRPSVQRICQAIGTHHKFHEDIVAEKLEKAVDSGAVIKVYNKGLHSYKAPMAKRRVKVDKNTNLYKLVAKAVHDLGECEGSTLKSIENYIQKFNCIDLSPNVDFKTVIKASIKKAVDAGFLIQEGKLYKKGKSLTTPRKCVPQTDVVIKGEDTCTHCSGNSQKNLNGIPEPLSSCKQCGISLHTTCANIAGRCKSQSYVLLYMLVTKGTLWDCQSCADCAVCKMRNRGPCLLQCFVCKDHFHLTCLDTIPDKKPKHPYRCKTCSKQSIENPKLLKKDATKIKSEAGNEKLSSYDRVAFSKRQIIKREGNAESPSTSKLCVYNDGNGQRRKLSGSGLNARKLNISEDQFEFPSKQRKSQILQGGYIASQETRKRTFSDLSSSSSSSDSEDDDDEDDDRNRNDNDQDESTSSDSCTSSSSDSDSSESSSDSSECDDENDDEDYDTDRSTLKGKLFENVKQNNCKLNAGGASERLSSPETNEAANENWGFAAVAKNPIDIFVKSKNNGGAKGINYTKQMVETGGYGAAAAASASLIVRAPKGTGPMATHASTADKDSKSSGNLQRKKIVPLKSMPLDAGKSYEKCEDEEDIPYLTEETVLKCQMMEQIDRCRDTKSEGKTNPESEDMCAENMKRTNPFENQPLPPCVNPVDVDLYQEVLHKAVVQMSNNCQKMTDVAQQKQGQHTLSPKSIQIGKWDIETWYSSPFPQEYARLIKLFLCEFCLKYTKSRSVLDRHQNKCIWKQPPGTEIFRQGNISVFEVDGNVNKIYCQNLCLLAKFFLDHKTLYYDVEPFLFYILTKNDQSGCHLVGYFSKEKHCTQKYNVSCILTMPQYQRQGYGRFLIDFSYLLSREEGQLGTPEKPLSDLGRLSYFSYWKSVVLEYLYKYRNQPKITFKDIAIKTGLAISDIALAFELLNFIKLRKNDGDIRYQINVKIDWKKVLSHNNRMAHSKTRILIEADCLRWSPLLSVSKLPNIIKPISNREYLSNQLMQKSEYKEKEFPEDTKVEAKQSITSSKPIPAISGDENIKSRSGERLEEQRENPRKRRSSEELSKLATSVGKKIKLALEQEAVADDHSFGDNSDSSDCKSPKNASELSEHLTKRAQRLAKRNDLIPHTNKRKHFERQLENNAHDQSLSLGQSQSEPETTPAVQPALDAGSALEEPPSKEVCRNQAEKAEHTDKPVNIVPKLRGKQSNGKRSEESQFTEATDSLAAPAPASDPASAPAPALGTEKSMKTTNPEVVAKAFETEKSEAEGNSSISEQVLDAVAKKTKKTVFADVTSYKMNSEIEVKYSATQKPTENAIEPGKGANVKEHKILQLETPVPPPAAAAASAAPELKSPVTSSSPLEKKEEVPPPVAPQQQPAQPLAVQEKSANPVCMAEEKKPNLDMSCLKPESSVFTELLPPVQPAGAVAVAVAHEKTKEIAPQMIPEVPVPGPVPVPVLQKPMEVKKVDVVVPTHPSPANAANAANGNANQRPEAAHSYVDPPKPQPNQHMQAQPQPQAQAQPQAFNEPHNQGHNDQLKTKDNGDIKEKPIKCKPVQETPVVKPEVHQAYATERKFDSAKMKAVPEREAVKPDHQVVQVKEEDRSNSRGPPASAPSNVVPVVREKLQLKGIPEHTQLQNPIPSQFNINQMPNYHHTSQYWQWDYYSYNLHLDSATQKGQKQFQKDLATTMAYTHNLTQNLYQSANHLAMHHAATHHQIHQTKEKHKLERKNTGKKEEHPKLLSGGNVASTSREDAAHGHSSCNEYGVNNQAAIYNQKCAPQQKMFKPSPEQAQQMKSLANAQNAVPRQGNPNANPNPNQAESSALLPNSVNPQAGGTVAAKQKLEHGVNSASVITREGKIKIGHPNIHAAPQHSNLQVPGQSEVNPNMVYSPEASANAGMQQQQQQQQQQHYDCGINAQINMESPANIGSAINHGSDNIQTAASNVHMHQPHRQYSDCSMQNQPATTPMHMSIQNSHMQQQNNLNMNLAPEGSPNISLLGNAQQQQQQQQQQQQQQQHQQHQTRKLNTQADNSNVSSPTPSHRATTPKQIRSGNAAQQRDAKNSSTSTTTTNAHHQIPQGATSNIPKSHQESLHNLQFSQHGHQQNMQPLDYVPIPQISQNFSTNPSSYDIVGMPPAVIQQRMSLNSSVHPLANSHQRIEQPSSACAVNNFYLQNNMPASENAPRVPVSSSLGPPSAGANNNNDQRQATQESISGSNSSGTGGTSSGSSLAGNLCSLSKLQQLTNCLESQPCNTSPGAQVNLTPSPHHPIPPNSMTPPPHLLMQNRNISTPPNMLQTQVAPLQYHKYYPGNMNIAPIASTQNPSRNTRNTPSAPVQHTSAPISSTNNRTTNVHISPNLMASYGAMNSYRMSPQQSPPTGGYSSGSEYPNSQIPMQMGVMNMQSQYQDACVLQRATQSNPMYPTYSPYLPLNGTIRR from the exons ATGTCTGGAAATACATGCAGTG TGAACATGATGAGGGAGTCGGCACACGATATCAGCATGGAGACGTGGATACAGTGGATTCTGGAGGCGATATCCAAAATCAGATCCCAAAAACAGAGGCCATCCGTTCAGAGGATATGCCAGGCCATCGGCACGCACCACAAGTTCCACGAGGACATTGTGGCCGAAAAGCTGGAGAAGGCCGTGGACTCGGGAGCCGTGATTAAGGTCTACAACAAGGGATTGCACTCGTACAAAGCGCCCATGGCCAAGCGTCGGGTAAAAGTGGACAAGAACACCAACCTCTACAAACTGGTAGCCAAAGCGGTGCACGATCTGGGCGAGTGCGAGGGATCTACCTTGAAGAGCATAGAGAACTATATTCAGAAATTCAACTGCATCGACCTCTCACCCAATGTCGACTTTAAGACCGTAATAAAGGCATCCATCAAGAAGGCCGTGGACGCCGGCTTTCTGATCCAGGAGGGTAAACTGTACAAAAAGGGCAAGTCCCTGACCACGCCACGAAAGTGTGTCCCCCAGACGGATGTGGTTATAAAGGGGGAAGACACTTGCACCCATTGCTCCGGAAACTCTCAGAAAAACCTCAATGGCATTCCAGAGCCCCTGAGCTCCTGCAAGCAGTGTGGCATCTCTCTGCACACCACATGCGCAAACATTGCCGGCAGATGCAAGTCGCAGTCGTATGTGCTGCTCTACATGCTCGTCACCAAGGGAACCCTGTGGGACTGCCAGAGCTGCGCCGATTGCGCTGTCTGCAAGATGCGCAACCGTGGACcctgtctcctgcaatgtttcGTCTGCAAAGACCATTTCCACCTGACTTGTCTCGACACGATACCCGACAAGAAGCCCAAGCATCCCTACAG ATGTAAGACGTGCTCAAAGCAGAGCATTGAAAACccaaaactattaaaaaaagatgccacaaaaatcaaatcgGAGGCTGGAAATGAAAA GCTGTCGTCGTACGACAGAGTCGCCTTCAGCAAGCGACAAATAATCAAAAGGGAGGGAAACGCCGAGAGTCCCTCAACCTCGAAACTGTGCGTCTACAACGATGGGAATGGCCAGAGAAGGAAACTATCGGGGTCTGGGTTGAATGCCAGGAAACTAAACATAAGTGAGGATCAATTCGAGTTCCCCTCGAAGCAGAGGAAGTCACAAATACTACAGGGAGGCTACATCGCTAGCCAAGAGACGCGAAAGCGCACGTTTTCAGATCTATCGTCGTCAAGCTCCTCCAGTGACagcgaggacgacgacgatgaggatgacgaCAGGAACAGGAACGACAATGATCAGGATGAGAGCACCAGCTCGGATTCATGCACTTCCTCGAGCTCAGACTCGGACTCGAGCGAAAGTTCCAGCGACAGTTCGGAATGCGACGACGAAAACGACGACGAAGACTATGACACCGATCGGAGCACGCTAAAGGGAAAGCTATTTGAGAATGTTAAGCAGAACAATTGCAAGCTGAATGCCGGCGGCGCCAGTGAACGCCTGAGTTCGCCAGAAACCAATGAAGCGGCGAATGAGAATTGGGGATTCGCAGCGGTTGCCAAGAATCCAATTGATATATTTGTGAAGTCCAAGAACAATGGGGGTGCCAAAGGCATTAACTATACTAAGCAAATGGTAGAAACAGGAGGCtatggagcagcagcagcagcatcagcatcgttAATCGTTAGGGCACCGAAAGGCACCGGGCCAATGGCCACACATGCTTCGACAGCAGATAAGGATTCAAAATCCTCTGGAAACTTGCAGAGGAAAAAGATTGTGCCCCTGAAGTCGATGCCCCTCGATGCTGGCAAATCGTACGAGAAATGCGAAGATGAGGAGGACATTCCATACCTCACAGAAGAGACTGTATTAAAGTGTCAAATGATGGAGCAAATCGATCGTTGCAGAGACACAAAAAGCGAAGGGAAAACCAATCCGGAATCGGAAGATATGTGTGCGGAAAACATGAAGCGTACCAATCCGTTTG AGAATCAGCCGCTGCCGCCATGCGTTAATCCAGTGGATGTTGATCTGTATCAGGAAGTACTCCACAAAGCCGTTGTCCAGATGTCCAATAACTGTCAGAAGATGACGGACGTGGCCCAGCAGAAGCAAGGACAGCACACGCTGAGTCCCAAGTCAATTCAGATCGGAAAGTGGGACATTGAGACATGGTACTCCAGCCCGTTCCCGCAGGAGTATGCCAG GCTCATCAAACTCTTTCTGTGCGAATTCTGTTTGAAGTACACGAAGAGTCGGTCTGTGCTGGACAGGCACCAGAACAAGTGCATCTGGAAGCAGCCGCCGGGCACGGAGATATTTCGCCAGGGGAATATCTCGGTGTTCGAGGTGGATGGCAATGTGAATAAGATATATTGCCAGAACCTGTGCCTGCTGGCCAAGTTCTTTCTGGACCACAAGACGCTTTACTACGACGTCGAGCCCTTCCTGTTCTATATTCTAACGAAGAACGATCAGAGCGGCTGCCACCTTGTTGGCTACTTTTCGAAGGAGAAGCACTGCACGCAGAAGTACAATGTCTCCTGCATACTGACCATGCCGCAGTATCAAAGGCAGGGCTACGGCCGATTCCTAATTGACTTCAGCTATCTACTGAGCCGCGAGGAGGGCCAGCTGGGAACCCCCGAGAAGCCGCTCTCGGATCTGGGGCGTCTCTCGTACTTTTCGTACTGGAAATCCGTTGTCCTCGAGTATCTGTACAAGTATCGCAATCAGCCGAAGATCACGTTCAAGGACATTGCAATCAAAACGGGTCTAGCCATATCGGACATTGCGCTGGCATTCGAACTGCTGAACTTCATCAAACTGCGGAAGAACGATGGGGACATTCGGTATCAGATAAACGTGAAAATCGACTGGAAGAAGGTTCTCAGCCACAACAATAGGATGGCGCACAGCAAGACGCGCATTCTCATAGAGGCCGACTGCCTGCGCTGGAGTCCCTTGCTTTCAGTCTCTAAGTTGCCCAATATCATCAAGCCGATCTCCAATCGGGAGTACTTGAGCAACCAGCTGATGCAGAAATCCGAGTACAAAGAGAAGGAGTTCCCTGAGGACACCAAAGTCGAGGCCAAACAAAGTATTACCTCTTCGAAGCCGATTCCAGCGATCAGCGGCGATGAGAACATCAAAAGCCGCAGTGGGGAGAGGCTGGAAGAGCAGAGGGAAAACCCGCGCAAGCGCCGTTCCAGCGAGGAGTTGTCGAAGCTGGCCACGAGCGTGGGAAAGAAGATTAAACTGGCGCTGGAGCAGGAAGCGGTGGCCGACGACCACTCCTTTGGCGACAACTCCGACTCTTCGGATTGCAAGTCCCCAAAGAACGCCAGCGAGCTCTCCGAGCACTTGACCAAACGGGCCCAGAGACTGGCCAAGCGCAATGATCTGATTCCGCACACGAACAAGCGCAAGCATTTCGAGCGGCAGCTAGAGAACAATGCACACGATCAGAGCCTATCGTTGGGTCAGAGCCAGTCCGAGCCAGAGACAACCCCTGCGGTGCAGCCTGCTCTCGACGCTGGATCTGCATTGGAAGAGCCACCCTCCAAGGAAGTCTGCAGAAATCAGGCCGAAAAGGCTGAACACACTGATAAGCCAGTGAATATCGTACCCAAACTCAGGGGCAAGCAGTCCAATGGGAAGCGATCCGAGGAGTCGCAGTTCACAGAAGCCACAGACTCActagcagctccagctccagcttcagatccagcttcagctccggCCCCAGCACTCGGCACTGAAAAATCGATGAAAACAACGAACCCAGAAGTCGTTGCCAAAGCATTCGAGACGGAGAAGAGCGAGGCCgaaggcaacagcagcataaGCGAGCAGGTTCTAGATGCCGTGGCtaagaaaactaaaaagaCCGTATTCGCGGATGTAACGTCCTACAAAATGAACAGTGAGATCGAAGTAAAGTATAGCGCAACGCAAAAGCCGACAGAAAATGCAATCGAGCCAGGAAAAGGGGCCAATGTCAAGGAACATAAAATACTACAGCTTGAAACTCCAGTTCcacctccagctgcagctgcagcttcagctgcTCCTGAGCTGAAGAGTCCTGTCACAAGTAGCAGTCCTCTGGAGAAAAAAGAAGAGGTTCCCCCTCCTGTGgccccacagcagcagcctgctCAGCCTCTAGCTGTTCAGGAGAAGTCGGCCAATCCCGTCTGCATGGCAGAAGAAAAGAAACCGAATCTGGATATGAGCTGCCTGAAACCAGAGTCATCCGTGTTCACAGAACTTCTTCCGCCGGTACAGCcagcaggggcagtggcagtggcagtggcgcaTGAAAAAACCAAGGAAATCGCTCCTCAAATGATACCCGAGGTCCCGGTCCCGGGCCCGGTACCGGTCCCAGTCCTGCAGAAACCGATGGAAGTGAAAAAAGTCGATGTGGTGGTCCCTACACATCCATCACCAGCCAATGCTGCCAATGCtgccaatggcaatgccaatcAGCGGCCAGAGGCTGCACATTCATATGTGGATCcgccaaagccacagccaaatCAGCATATGCAGgcccagccgcagccgcaggcacaggcacagccacaggcatTCAATGAGCCCCACAACCAGGGACATAATGATCAGCTTAAGACCAAGGACAATGGGGATATCAAGGAGAAGCCGATTAAGTGCAAGCCAGTGCAAGAAACGCCCGTGGTAAAGCCCGAAGTCCACCAGGCATATGCCACAGAAAGGAAGTTCGACAGTGCCAAGATGAAGGCGGTTCCGGAAAGGGAGGCGGTGAAGCCGGACCACCAGGTGGTGCAAGTCAAGGAGGAGGACAGATCGAACTCACGAGGACCCCCCGCTTCCGCTCCCTCGAACGTTGTGCCCGTGGTGCGGGAGAAACTGCAGCTAAAGGGGATACCAGAGCACACGCAGCTGCAGAACCCGATCCCCAGCCAGTTTAACATAAACCAGATGCCCAACTACCATCACACCTCCCAGTACTGGCAGTGGGACTACTACAGCTACAACCTGCATTTGGACTCGGCTACGCAGAAGGGCCAGAAGCAGTTCCAGAAGGACCTGGCCACGACCATGGCCTACACGCACAACCTAACTCAGAATCTGTATCAGTCCGCCAACCACCTAGCCATGCACCACGCAGCGACGCACCATCAGATCCACCAGACCAAGGAGAAGCACAAGCTGGAGCGAAAGAACACCGGCAAGAAGGAAGAGCATCCCAAGCTACTGTCCGGCGGCAATGTGGCCAGCACTTCCCGCGAGGACGCAGCACATGGCCACAGCAGCTGCAACGAGTATGGCGTGAATAATCAGGCTGCGATATACAATCAGAAGTGTGCACCGCAGCAGAAGATGTTCAAGCCATCGCCCGAGCAGGCGCAGCAAATGAAGTCCCTGGCTAATGCTCAAAACGCGGTGCCCAGACAAGGCAATCCCAATGCAAATCCGAACCCAAACCAGGCCGAATCATCGGCTCTGCTACCGAACTCGGTTAATCCACAGGCGGGGGGGACagtggctgccaagcagaaGCTCGAGCACGGCGTAAACTCGGCTTCAGTCATTACGCGCGAGGGTAAAATTAAAATTGGTCATCCGAACATACACGCGGCTCCTCAACACTCGAACCTGCAAGTGCCCGGGCAATCCGAGGTCAATCCGAACATGGTTTACAGTCCGGAGGCGTCGGCGAATGCTggaatgcagcagcaacagcagcagcagcaacagcagcattaCGATTGCGGAATAAATGCCCAGATAAATATGGAATCCCCCGCCAACATTGGCAGCGCCATTAACCATGGCTCCGACAACATCCAGACCGCCGCCTCGAATGTGCACATGCATCAGCCCCACAGGCAGTACTCGGACTGCTCCATGCAGAACCAGCCAGCGACCACCCCCATGCACATGTCCATCCAGAACTCGcacatgcagcagcagaacaacCTGAACATGAATCTGGCCCCCGAGGGATCGCCGAACATCAGTTTGCTGGGGaatgcccagcagcagcagcaacagcagcagcaacagcaacagcagcagcagcatcagcagcatcagacTAGGAAGTTGAATACGCAG GCGGATAACTCTAATGTTAGTTCTCCTACACCGTCGCATCGAGCCACTACGCCCAAGCAAATACGCAGCGGAAATGCTGCCCAGCAGCGTGACGCCAAAAATTCGTCCACGTCAACCACAACGACGAATGCGCATCACCAGATTCCGCAAGGCGCCACTTCAAATATTCCAAAGTCGCACCAGGAGTCGTTGCACAACCTACAGTTCTCGCAGCACGGACATCAGCAGAATATGCAGCCGCTGGACTATGTGCCAATTCCACAGATCAGTCAGAACTTTTCGACCAATCCCTCGAGCTACGACATTGTGGGCATGCCACCTGCGGTCATCCAGCAGAGAATGTCGCTCAACAGTTCCGTGCATCCGCTCGCGAACAGCCATCAGCGCATCGAGCAGCCGTCATCGGCATGCGCCGTCAACAATTTTTACTTGCAAAACAACATGCCCGCCAGCGAGAATGCCCCCCGGGTTCCTGTGTCCAGTTCGCTGGGGCCGCCATCTGCTggagccaacaacaacaacgaccaAAGGCAGGCCACTCAAGAGTCTATATCTGGATCGAACAGCAGTGGCACTGGCGGCACTAGCAGCGGCTCCTCTCTGGCGGGCAATCTGTGCAGTCTCTCGAAGCTGCAACAGCTCACGAATTGCCTGGAGAGTCAGCCATGCAATACGTCTCCGGGGGCCCAAGTGAATTTAACGCCATCGCCGCATCACCCGATTCCACCAAACTCAATGACCCCGCCCCCTCACTTACTGATGCAGAACAGGAACATTTCCACGCCTCCCAACATGCTGCAGACGCAGGTGGCTCCACTGCAGTACCACAAGTACTATCCCGGCAACATGAACATTGCCCCGATTGCGTCCACGCAGAACCCCAGCCGGAACACGCGGAACACACCGTCCGCACCCGTGCAGCATACCTCGGCGCCAATAAGTAGCACAAACAATCGCACCACCAACGTCCACATCAGTCCCAATCTGATGGCCTCCTACGGGGCGATGAACAGCTATAGGATGTCGCCGCAGCAGTCCCCACCCACTGGCGGCTACAGTTCGGGGAGCGAGTATCCCAACTCCCAGATACCGATGCAAATGGGAGTCATGAATATGCAATCTCAATACCAAGATGCTTGCGTGTTGCAGAGAGCCACACAATCAAATCCGATGTATCCAACGTATTCTCCTTACTTACCTCTCAACGGCACCATTCGCAGGTAA